A stretch of DNA from Butyricicoccus intestinisimiae:
TTGAAAAGCCGCACTGCGGAATCGCGCCAATCAATGCGCCGATGACCGGCCCTGCCGGCTCTGTGCTCGTGACCACGCGGGTTACCGCATCCATATGATTTTCCATCCAGCTGATGACCAGATATACAACAAAGAGAATCGGAATGGTCTTGACAATGTCCATGATACATTCCGTCCATACTTCCAGCACAGAAGCTCACTCCTCTCTGAAAAACGAAAAATAAAATACAAATCGTTTAGACAGTATAGCATACTTGCGCACAAAAAAACAGGGGCAGGATTCATAAGAAACCTGCCTCTTTTGCGCTGTTTTCGGTATTTATTTGCTCCGCTGTGCGCGCTGCTGCTCGAGCATTTCTCCAAAGGCGAGAATCGTATCCACTGCGCCGTCAATGCCTGCGGTGCTCGTTGAGACACACAGGTCATAGCTGGACGCATCGCTCCAGCGCTTGCCGGTATAATAGTTATAATAGCTCGCACGTTTTTTGTCGCGCTTGGAAATCGCATCTTCAATGCGCTTTTCCGGCATGCCGAGGTCATGAATGGCATGATGCTTGCGGTACTCCATATCCGCTGTGCAGAACACACGGACAACGTCCGGACGCTCGCGCAGAATATAACTGCCGCAGCGTCCTACCACAACGCACGGGCCTTTTTCTGCCGCTTCGCGGATAATTTTTGCTTCTTCGACAAACAGCTTATCACTCATGTTGAGGTCAGAGGATTGCGTAATCGAGCCTGCCGCAGTATAGCTTCCCATGACCAGCGAGTACAAAAAGCTATTGGTCGGCTTTTCATCAAATCCCTCGAAAATCTTGCGGCTGACACCGGCATTTTTCGCCGCCATATCCACGATTTGAGAATCGTAGAACGGAATTCCCAGCATCTTTGCCAGACGCTCGCCCACGATATGTCCGGCAGAGCCAAACTCTCTCTCAATGGTATAAATGGTCGCAGTTGTCATAATATGAATCCCATCCCTTCCAGATCTCCGTCCCGCCCGATTGTATCCGGAACGGGCTTTGTGCACAAATGTGCCGTTTTCTGCTTTTGTATTATATCACATTTTTGTTACCATGAAAAGCAAGCACATGCACTTTCCCAATCCGGTGCATATTTTCCGTCAATTTGCCGCATTTTTCGCCCGCCAAAACCACCAAAACGCCGTGGTGTTCTTTTGAAAAACCTCAACATTTTTCACGAAAACGCAGAAAAAAATTGCTATTTTCTGTCTTTTGCGGTGCGAAAACATTGATTGAACCCATTGCATGTGCTATACTATACACGAAAAGAGATTCATACTTTATTGCAGAATTTACATATTTCTGTACCGAGACAAGGAGTGTCATTTATGATGCAGACATTTGATAAAAGCGCATGGTACACCATCGCAGCAAAGGTCAGCGGCAAGGTCATTGAGGCCGAAAACGCTTCTACCGAAAACGGCGCAGCCGTATGCCTGGCAGAGGCAACCGGCGCAGACCAGCAGCTGTGGTCGATTACGCATATCGACGGTAAGTACTACAAAATCGCAAACAAGAAGTCGGGCAAGGTGCTGGACATCATCAGCCTGGGCGTTGTAAACGGCGCAAATCTTCACCAGTGGGAGTATGTCAACGGCGACAGCCAGCTGTGGTTCTTCGAGGAGAAGGATGACGGTGCGGTTGCCATCAAGTCCGCCATGTCCGCCAAGTGCATCGACGTTGTCGGCATGAACGCAGACGCAGACGGCGCACGCCTGCAGATCTGGGTTGACGTAGACGGCGACAACCAGAGCTGGTTCATCCGCGAGGCAAAGGCAGAGGCTCCGGTCGTTGAGGCTGCCGAGGAACCGAAGGAAGAACCGAAGGCAGAAGCAGCTGCTGCAGAACAGCCGAAGGAAGAAGCTCCGGAAACCAAGGCCGAGGAAGCTCCGGCAAAGAAAACCACGACCCGCACCCGCAAGCCGGCTGCCAAAAAGACCAACGAGTCCCGCGCAAAGCGCAAGCGCAGAACCAAGGCTGAAATCGCAGCAGACGCTGCCGCAGCACCGGCAAAGAAAACCACAACCCGCACCCGCAAGTCGGCTGCCAAAAAGACAGCTGCTGCATCAAAGACTGCCGCTTCCAAGACGGAAGAGACCAAGTAAGTGCTGGAAAAACCGAAACTTGAGAACGCCAAAACCGAGATTTTTCGGTTTTGGCGTTTTGTTTTCCCTCACGCGCCATCCAATCTTGTCTCTCCCTCTGGGAGAGATGTCGCGCAGCGACAGAGAGGGCTGGCTCCCTCGTGAGGGAGCTGGATTGCCGCTTTGCGGCAAGACTGAGGGAGTTTTATAGATTGACAAGATACGCATGAGATTTGCCCTGATACGATTTGTCAGTTTTTGCCCTCTCAGTCATTTGCTTTGCAAATGCCAGCTCTCCCAATGGGAGAGCCGAGAAGCCGGAGCGAACTGCACACATGCCGCATCAGGCTATCTCTTGCGCAGACTTGCCCGCGTGCCGCTCCTTTCCTCACGCGCCATCCAATCTTGTCTCTCCCTCTGGGAGAGATGTCGCGCAGCGACAGAGAGGGCCGGCTCCCTCGTGAGGGAGCTGGATTGCCGCTTTGCGGCAAGACTGAGGGAGTTTTATAGATTGACAAGATACGCATGAGATTTGCCCTGCTACGATTTGTCAGTTTTTGCCCTCTCAGTCATTTGCTTTGCAAATGCCAGCTCTCCCAATGGGAGAGCCGAGAAGCCGGAGCGAACTGCACACATGCCGCATCAGGCTATCTCTTGCGCAGACTTGCCCGCGTACCGCTCCTTTCCGAGACTCAGATAAATCTTCCCACGGCGCATTCTTTTATTGTGCCGCTGTACATGTTATGCTATAATGAGCACAGAAGAAGAATCTGTACTTTTTTAACAAAACTGAAACGAGGTGTTTGTATGATTTACAATGCACAGGCCCGAAAAGACTATAAAGCGCAAGCGCGGGCTGACATTCGCAAAAAGTTCTGGCCGACCATCGGCGCCGTGATTTTGGCATCTATTCCGCTGGCTCTCATGAGCATTATCATGAGCATTGGAACAGAGGGCTTTTATACACTTGGAGATGCATCCAGTCTGGACGCTATCTTATCCGTCTATGGCAAGTTTGCTCAATACAGTCTGCTGTATCTTGTCATTTATTTCTTTATCGGCTCTCCGATTACCTTTGGCGCCAAGCATTACTATGTCGCACGCGCCCGCGGTGAAAATTCAACGGTCGGTTTGATTTTCCAGCCGTTTACCAGCGGAAAATCCTATCTGACTTCTTTGAAGCTGAGCTTGAGCATCAGCATTCGTTCGCTGGGCTGGCTGGTTATCGTATGCGCCATTGCATTGGTCGGCTTGCTTCCGTTGTTTGCCTTCAGCCCCGCCGATAATGTAGGCAGCGGTGCCTTCTTCCTGTTTTTTATAATCTACTTCGTTGTCGTTTGTGTTGTCTCTGTTTGGGCATCTGTCAAGATGCGCCGCTACGACGGCGCGTATATCTGCCTGATTGACACGCCGGATGCCAGCGTTTGGCAGGCAACCGGTGCATGCGCCAAGATTTTTAAAAACCACAACTGGGAACTGATGGTCTTTGACCTGAGTTTTCTCCTTTGGAATTGTTTGACAGCCATTACCTTTGGCGTTGTCGGCCTCTACGTCATACCGTATCAGGAAATCGCGTTCGTGCATTATTTTGACGCCCTGTGCGGCAGAACGCCGGAACCGGCAGAGGAACCATCGCTCAGCGAGTAATCTTCCATTGACACCGCTGCCAAATTCTGTTACTCTGACGGTACAGAAACGAAAAGAGAGGGTGTTGTTTTTATGGGAAGACCTGTAAAAAAGGTTCACAAGAGTCAGCAGCAGCGCAGAAAAGAATCAGAGGCTCGCCGCGCCGAGCAGCAAAAAAAGGAAGATCGTCTCACATACATCATGCTCGGTGTTGTCGCCGTCATCTTCGTCATTTTTGCCGGTTTCTTGTTGTTCTAATGACTTCTAACGGATGCCCGATGCGGGCATCCGTTTTTTCGCTTTTTGCACACAGATACACATATTTTTTATCTCTGCGTATTTTTCCGGCAAACCCCTCTGATTTTTTTCGGAGGGGTTTGCTATTGTTAAAAAGTTTTGAACAAACCGCCTTTCCCCCTTGCATTTTCCGTGCAATTGGTTTATTCTATATTAGCACTCATCAGATGAGAGTGCTAAGTCTGTAATTTAAAATCTGAAAGGATTGACATACAATGGCAAAGCAGCAGTTTCAAGCAGAATCCAAGCGTCTGCTGGACATGATGATTAACTCGATCTACACGCACAGAGAAATTTTCCTGCGCGAGTTGATCTCCAATGCAAGTGATGCGATTGACAAGCGCCACTTCAAGTCCCTGACCGATGCGTCCCTCGTACCGGAGGAGGGCTTTGAAATTCATCTGTCAGCGGATGAAGACGCTCGCACCCTGACCATTTCCGATAACGGCATCGGTATGACCAAGGAAGAACTGGAACACAACCTCGGCACCATCGCACAGAGCGGTTCTCTGGCATTCAAGCAGGAGAACCAGACCGATGATACCGACATCATAGGCCAGTTCGGCGTCGGCTTCTACGCTTCGTTTATGGTTGCCTCTCACGTCAAGGTCGTTTCTAAGGCGTGCGGCTCCGAGCAGGCATATATCTGGGAGTCTGACGGCGCAGACGGCTACACCATCGAGCCGGGCGAGAAGGATTCCTATGGCACAGACATTATCCTGACCATCAAGCCGGATCCGGAAGGCGAGGACGAGGACACCTACAGCGAATTCCTGCAGACCTATCGTTTGGCAGGTCTGGTTCGCAAGTACTCCGACTACATCCGTTACCCGATTAAGATGCAGATGCCGCATTCGCAGGAAAAGCCGAAGCCAGAGGATGCACCGGAGGATTACAAGCCGGAATACGAAACCGTTTACACCGAAGACACGCTGAACTCGATGATTCCGCTGTGGAAGAAGGCAAAGAAGGACATCACGCAGGATGAATACGACGAGTTCTACCGCAGCAAGTTCATGGACTACATGAAGCCGCTGCGCACAATTCACTTCCACAACGAAGGTCTGACCGCATCCTATGATGCCCTGCTGTACATTCCGTCTCAGCCGCCGTTTGACTACTATTCCAAGGACTTCTCCAAGGGTCTGTCTCTGTACACCTCCGGTGTTATGATTATGGAAAAGTGCGCCGACCTGCTGCCGGATTACTTCGGCTTTGTGCGCGGTCTGGTTGATTCCTCTGATTTGTCTCTGAACATCTCCCGCGAAATGCTGCAGCACGACCGTCAGCTCAAGGCAATCGCCATCAGCTTGGAAAAGAAAATCCGCTCCGAACTGCTCAAGATGCAGAAGGATGAGCGCGAGGAATACATCAAATTCTGGAACGCTTTTGGCTACTCCATCAAGGCGGGTGCCTATGCAAATTACGGCGCAGACAAGGAAAAGCTGCGCGACCTGATGATGTTCTATTCGGCAAAGAACGAGAAGCTCATCACCCTCAAGGAATACCGCGAGGCAATGCCGGAAGATCAGGAAGAAATTTACTATGCTGCCGGTTCCAGCACCGATGCGCTGTCCAAGCTGCCGCAGGCTGAGATGGTTCGCAAGCACGACTACGATATTCTGTACTTGACCGCCGACATTGATGAATTTATCATCTCTCAGCTGGAGTCGCAGGATGATAAGAAGTTCCGCTCCATCACCGCAGGCGATCTGAACCTGTCCTCCGAGGAGGAAAAGAAGGAAGCAGAAGAAAAGTCCACCGCGAACCGCGCGATGTTTGACGCCATGAAGGAAGCACTGGACGGCAAGGTTAAGGACGTTCGCGTTTCTTCCCGTCTGGTCAGCGATCCGGTCTGCCTGACTTCTGAGGGCAACCTGTCTATTGAAATGGAGCGCGTGCTCAACAACGTGCCGAACAACGGCAATCATTTCTCCGCAGAAAAGATTCTGGAAATCAACGCTTCTCACCCGATCTTTGAGAAGCTGATTCGCCTGTACACCAGCGATCCGGACAAACTCAAGACCTATGCAAAGCTGCTGTACGATCAGGCTATGCTGATTGCCGGCATGCCGGTAGAAGATCCGGCTGCCTTTACACAGGCAATGTGCGACCTGATGGCAGAATAAAATTTGCCCAATCCGAATACCATACGTATTCGAGATATGTTCCTAATCAGCCCCCGTTCTTCGGAACGGGGGCTTTTTGGTTGCGCACAAAAAACCATCCGCAGAGCCGGTAGGAAGCCCTGCGGATGGTTTTTCGAGAGAGAATTTAACCAAAGAAGTGTGGAATTAGGTAGAAATCAAAATTAACGATAATCGTACGCACTGCGCGACGAATATACAACCGGAGCAGCGTGGCTGCTGTGGCTCAGAACCGTTGCAACGAGCGGCATTGCAATAATCAGTGCGGTGAGAACGGTTGTCATGGCGAATCCTTCCTTTCGAAATATAATATAGGATAATGCTATTTGTATAGAGATACAGTAATCCCGTCAAACGCTCCGCTTTGCTTTGTTCGTTTTTGCTGTTCTCTTTGTTTTTATGTCTATATTATAGCCAGAACCCGCGTATTTTTCTTCTATTTTGTTGCGAAAGAATCAGTCTTTTTCTCGCCGTTTTTTCATATATTTTTCAGATTTTTTTGTTATCTTGCGATACGCACAAAAAAGCCTCGGCGCTTACCCGCCGAGGCTTTTGCCGTGTTAATTTTTTAAATACACAGCTGTCGGTGTCTTGACATCGGATTCCTCCGAGCCAATGCCGAGCTGCTTATACAGATTGCATCCCACTGAGCGCAGCACGCCGTCCTTGGAGCGGTACAGGGTGTTGAATCCGCCCGCCGCCACAGCTTCTACATTTTCTGCGAGCTTGCGCGGCTTGCTCTGATAATAAATCGTTTCCTGTCCAATCGCATGCGTTCCATCACCAAACTTGATGCCAATCTGATGATAATTGTTGACGCCAAACGTATACAAATCGCCGTTGGTCTTGAGCACGGCCGCATGTGCCGAGCCGGCATCGACATACGATACATCGCTCATGAGCTTTTTCGGTGTGGTCTGTACATTGCGCGCCGTATCATCAACAGTCTTGATTCCCAGCGAGCCGACGCTGTTGTTGCCCCAGCCGTACAAATCGCCATTTTCCTTTAGGGCAAACGCCATATATTTAGCACCGCACGATACCATTTTTATACCGTCCATGACCTTCGCCGGTTTGGACTGATACGCTTCACCCTTGCTGTTTGTGCTGTCGGTCTTAGCAAGTCCCAGCTGACCGTCCTCGTCATAGCCCCATGCATACAGCGTGCCGTCTGTGGTGATTGCCATGGAATAATCATCGCCCGCATCAATGTACGCGACATTGTCCATCAGCTTATACGGCGCAGACATGCAGGCGTAGCCTTCTTCGTCCTTTTTGTCGCAGGCGCTGTCCGCAACACCCAATGCACCGTTTTTGTTTCTGCCCCAGACATACAGCGCACCGTCTGTATCAATGGCGAGTGCATGCTTGGTGCCTGCGGCAATCATTGCAATATCTGTATTGACCTTTTTCGGCTCCATGCGGCTGGTGTTGTCACCGTCACCCATCTGATAGCTGGTGTCATCGCCCCATGCATACAAATCTCCGTCCTTACACAGTGCAAACGACAGCTCATCTCCCGCTGCAACCTGTGTGACCTTTCCGGAAATCTTGACTGCTTTGACCGGCTTGGACTGATTGTCACAGTTGGAGTTTCCCAGCTCTCCCTTGTTGTTATGTCCCCACGCATACACGGCGCCGCCGGCGTCCACTGCCAGCATGTGATCCTCACCTACGGCGATTTGCTCGGAGGTTATTTTCTCTGTCGAGCCGTTTTTGCTCAGACCAATGAACATGGCAACGGCAAGCACAACAACGGCAACTGCCGTGCCAAGCAACGCTGCGATAATTTTGTTTCTCTCTCTTGACATGATGGTTCATTCCTCACTTTTCCGAAAAACACCGCCCATACCTCACGGGTTTTTCTTCTTTCTGTTTTCCGTGATTATTATACCATCAAACATTGTCTTATGCAAAATAATTGTGAAAATTCACGAAAAAAATCACGAAAAAACCGGAGGGATCACTGTAAGATCTCCTCCGGCAACGCAATATCCTGTTTGGGGATTTTGTCCCACGAAAAATCTGCGACCAAATCGGAAAGCTGCACCGGCTGTGCCGTCGGGCGCAGCCCTGCCGCTTTTGCCAGCATACCAACAATTAGTTCCGGTCTGCCGAATTTTTCGCGCAGCACACCCAAATCCAAATCGCCGTCGCGCTTGGACAGCCGTCTGCCGTCCGGTGCCGTGAGCAGCGGCATGTGATAAAACTGCGGAATTGCAAATCCCAGCTGTTCATACAAATACATCTGCCGCGGTGTGGAATTGAGCAAATCACTGCCGCGCACAACCTCCGTCACGCCCATCAATCCGTCATCCACGACAACCGCCAATTGATAGCCGTACACGCCGTCAGAACGCCGAATGATAAAGTCTCCGCAGTCGTGTGCCAGATTCTCCGTATACACACCCTGACAGCCATCCGTGAACGACATCTCCCGCTCCGGCACACGCACGCGCCACGCAGGCGGGCGGCGCTTGGATTTTTCTGCGATTTGTTCCGGTGTCAGATTGCGGCAGGTGCCCGCATAGATATATGTTCCGTCTGAACGGTGCGGCGCCTGCGCCGTGTGCAGCTCCGCGCGGCTGCAAAAGCACGGGTACAGCAATCCCTTGTCTTTGAGCACGTCAAAATACCTATCATAGATTGCCGTGCGGCAGCTCTGATACCATGGGTCTCCGCCTGCACTGCCGCCGTCATCCCAGTCGATGCCGAACCATTTGAGATCGTCCTCGATGAGATCTGCCAGCGAGCGCGGGCAGCGCATCGCGTCCAAGTCCTCTATGCGCAGCAAATATCTGCCGTTTTTCGACCGAACCGACAGCCAAGACAGCATCGCGCACAAAATATTGCCCAGATGAATGCGTCCGCTCGGCGTCGGGGCAAATCGTCCGCAAACCGTCATGTTAGTGCTTGCCCTCCGGACGATCCCCGCAGTCCGCCATGCACTTTGCGCAGTCATGCATGCAGTGCATCGGATCGTCCTCATCCTCTTCTGGAATGACAATCTTGGACGGATCACCGACCTGTTCGCCCGCCAGCAGACCGGCAATGCACTCAACAGCGTCACCCTGACATCCCGGCAGCACCTGCATGCCAATCATGCGCAGGGTCTCCTGCAATGCTGTGCCGACTTCGCCCGCCAGCATCACATCAATGTTCTGCATGGACAGCTTGAACAGTACGCTGGTGATGCCTGCGCCGTCCAAAGAAATCACTTCCTTGGATACCGGCTGACCATTTTCTTCGGTGACAATGATCACTTCCGTGCTCTCATTGAGTGCCGGTGCAATCACACCGTCTTTTACTGCTGCTGCTACTTTCATATAGGCTTCCTCCTCACGAATCTACATTCGTGTACTTTTTTCATATACTTGTTTATTATATCCTAAATTCGGATGCCATGCAACGCCGGATGCAGAGACGGCGTCAAGATAAGCAAGAATCGAGTACTTTTTGCAGCTCTTCCAGATTTTTTACAAAATAAATCTTTCTCTGCCGGTACTCGCTGGACAGGTCTGCCGCAATCATGCGCTCCAGCAGCTGCTGCAAGCTGTCATAATATCCGTGCAGATTATAGAGAATGCACGGAGCATCCAGCCGATCCAGTGCCAGCAGCGACATGACCTCTGTGATTTCCTCCAGCGTTCCTGTTCCGCCTGGCATCGCAATAAACGCATCGCCCAGCTCAATCATCTTGCTCTTGCGCTCCGCCATGGTCTCCGTGACGATGAGATGGGTCACGGCATCGTATTGCAGCTCTTTTTCCATAAAAAATTGCGGTTCGACACCCGTGACTTTGCCGCCTGCACGCAGCACACTCTCCGCAATGATTCCCATCAGTCCGACTTTCGATCCGCCGTATACCAAGTCATTTCCGCTCTCGCCAATCCATGTACCCAGCTCCCGCACGGCCTGTTTTAGCGCCGGATCATTTCCTTCGTTTGCCCCCAAATAAACCGTTATATTCATGTTTTCGCCTTCTTTCTGTGTGTCTCCACCCAGTATACCATAAAAAAAGACCTGCCGCAGCCACGGCAGGTCCTTCACAGATACTATTCGTATTACTTCAGCAGGTCTTCGAGAATTTTCTCTCTGTTCTCTGCGGTGTTAATCGAGCGGATGGTTGAACGCAGCGGCAGGACAGCGGACGGGGAAACACTCAGCTCGTCTACGCCGAGTGCCATAAAGGTTTCTGTCATCGAAATATCTGCGCCCAGCTCGCCGCAAATGCCGATCCAGATACCAGCCTTGTGGGCGTTGTCTGCTGCCATCTTAATCATGCGCAGGACTGCCGGATGATGGGCGTCAAAGAAGCGGTCGAGATTTCCGCCCTGACGATCGGTTGCCAGCGTGTACTGGGTCAGGTCGTTGGTGCCGACGGAGAAGAAATCTACCAGCTTTGCCAGACGATCCGACATCATCACAGCGGCCGGCGTCTCAACCATAATGCCCAGTTCAATGTTCTCATCAAACGGCTGCTCTTCCTTGCGCAGCTCTGCCTTGACGCCCTCACAAATGCGCTTGATTTCCAGCACTTCCCACTCTGAGGTAATCATCGGGAACATGATGGCAATCTTGCCGTATGCAGAAGCACGATACAGCGCGCGCAGCTGGGTCTTAAAGACCTCCGGACGGGTCAAACAGATACGAATTGCACGCAGACCCATTGCCGGATTTTCCTCGTGCGCCAGCTGGAAGTAATCCGCCTGCTTGTCCGCACCGATGTCCAGCGTGCGGATAATCACGCGCTTGCCGCCCATGCGTTCGGCAACCGTCTTATATGCCTGGAACTGCTGTTCTTCGGTCGGATAATCGTTGTTCTGCAGGTACAGGAACTCGGAGCGGAACAGACCGATGCCGCCGCCGTCATTGGCGAGCACCTGATCGACATCATCCGGAGAACCGATGTTGCAGTATACCATGACCTTGCGGCCGTCAATCGTCACATTTTCCTTGCCCTTGAGCTGATCCATGAGTTCCTTCATGGCGCGCTGCTTGGCGTGCTTCTTGCTCAAGCGCTCATGCGTGATTTCGTCCGCCTCGACAAACAGCTCACCGGTCTCGCCGTCAATCCACGCGGTCTTGCCCTCGTAGTCCTCGCGGAGCGCATCACCGGTACCGATGACAGCCGGAATGCCCATCGTGCGCGCCAAAATTGCCGTGTG
This window harbors:
- a CDS encoding RICIN domain-containing protein, yielding MMQTFDKSAWYTIAAKVSGKVIEAENASTENGAAVCLAEATGADQQLWSITHIDGKYYKIANKKSGKVLDIISLGVVNGANLHQWEYVNGDSQLWFFEEKDDGAVAIKSAMSAKCIDVVGMNADADGARLQIWVDVDGDNQSWFIREAKAEAPVVEAAEEPKEEPKAEAAAAEQPKEEAPETKAEEAPAKKTTTRTRKPAAKKTNESRAKRKRRTKAEIAADAAAAPAKKTTTRTRKSAAKKTAAASKTAASKTEETK
- a CDS encoding RCC1 domain-containing protein, translated to MSRERNKIIAALLGTAVAVVVLAVAMFIGLSKNGSTEKITSEQIAVGEDHMLAVDAGGAVYAWGHNNKGELGNSNCDNQSKPVKAVKISGKVTQVAAGDELSFALCKDGDLYAWGDDTSYQMGDGDNTSRMEPKKVNTDIAMIAAGTKHALAIDTDGALYVWGRNKNGALGVADSACDKKDEEGYACMSAPYKLMDNVAYIDAGDDYSMAITTDGTLYAWGYDEDGQLGLAKTDSTNSKGEAYQSKPAKVMDGIKMVSCGAKYMAFALKENGDLYGWGNNSVGSLGIKTVDDTARNVQTTPKKLMSDVSYVDAGSAHAAVLKTNGDLYTFGVNNYHQIGIKFGDGTHAIGQETIYYQSKPRKLAENVEAVAAGGFNTLYRSKDGVLRSVGCNLYKQLGIGSEESDVKTPTAVYLKN
- a CDS encoding LOG family protein, translated to MNITVYLGANEGNDPALKQAVRELGTWIGESGNDLVYGGSKVGLMGIIAESVLRAGGKVTGVEPQFFMEKELQYDAVTHLIVTETMAERKSKMIELGDAFIAMPGGTGTLEEITEVMSLLALDRLDAPCILYNLHGYYDSLQQLLERMIAADLSSEYRQRKIYFVKNLEELQKVLDSCLS
- the ptsP gene encoding phosphoenolpyruvate--protein phosphotransferase, producing the protein MYTIQGKGVSGGVANGPLCFYRRGDHDIAKHEIADTEAEKQRFESARQTAMEQLKALYEKAVAEVGEEGAELFEAHQMMLDDLDYVEGIQDLIDGEQVNAEYAVSQVAEQFAQMFASMDDSYMQARAADVKDISNRVIGILSGAVAGGIDSDVQVILAADDLAPSETVQLDKSKILGFITQGGSGNSHTAILARTMGIPAVIGTGDALREDYEGKTAWIDGETGELFVEADEITHERLSKKHAKQRAMKELMDQLKGKENVTIDGRKVMVYCNIGSPDDVDQVLANDGGGIGLFRSEFLYLQNNDYPTEEQQFQAYKTVAERMGGKRVIIRTLDIGADKQADYFQLAHEENPAMGLRAIRICLTRPEVFKTQLRALYRASAYGKIAIMFPMITSEWEVLEIKRICEGVKAELRKEEQPFDENIELGIMVETPAAVMMSDRLAKLVDFFSVGTNDLTQYTLATDRQGGNLDRFFDAHHPAVLRMIKMAADNAHKAGIWIGICGELGADISMTETFMALGVDELSVSPSAVLPLRSTIRSINTAENREKILEDLLK
- the htpG gene encoding molecular chaperone HtpG; this encodes MAKQQFQAESKRLLDMMINSIYTHREIFLRELISNASDAIDKRHFKSLTDASLVPEEGFEIHLSADEDARTLTISDNGIGMTKEELEHNLGTIAQSGSLAFKQENQTDDTDIIGQFGVGFYASFMVASHVKVVSKACGSEQAYIWESDGADGYTIEPGEKDSYGTDIILTIKPDPEGEDEDTYSEFLQTYRLAGLVRKYSDYIRYPIKMQMPHSQEKPKPEDAPEDYKPEYETVYTEDTLNSMIPLWKKAKKDITQDEYDEFYRSKFMDYMKPLRTIHFHNEGLTASYDALLYIPSQPPFDYYSKDFSKGLSLYTSGVMIMEKCADLLPDYFGFVRGLVDSSDLSLNISREMLQHDRQLKAIAISLEKKIRSELLKMQKDEREEYIKFWNAFGYSIKAGAYANYGADKEKLRDLMMFYSAKNEKLITLKEYREAMPEDQEEIYYAAGSSTDALSKLPQAEMVRKHDYDILYLTADIDEFIISQLESQDDKKFRSITAGDLNLSSEEEKKEAEEKSTANRAMFDAMKEALDGKVKDVRVSSRLVSDPVCLTSEGNLSIEMERVLNNVPNNGNHFSAEKILEINASHPIFEKLIRLYTSDPDKLKTYAKLLYDQAMLIAGMPVEDPAAFTQAMCDLMAE
- a CDS encoding G-protein coupled receptor; the protein is MGRPVKKVHKSQQQRRKESEARRAEQQKKEDRLTYIMLGVVAVIFVIFAGFLLF
- a CDS encoding DUF975 family protein, encoding MIYNAQARKDYKAQARADIRKKFWPTIGAVILASIPLALMSIIMSIGTEGFYTLGDASSLDAILSVYGKFAQYSLLYLVIYFFIGSPITFGAKHYYVARARGENSTVGLIFQPFTSGKSYLTSLKLSLSISIRSLGWLVIVCAIALVGLLPLFAFSPADNVGSGAFFLFFIIYFVVVCVVSVWASVKMRRYDGAYICLIDTPDASVWQATGACAKIFKNHNWELMVFDLSFLLWNCLTAITFGVVGLYVIPYQEIAFVHYFDALCGRTPEPAEEPSLSE
- the gluQRS gene encoding tRNA glutamyl-Q(34) synthetase GluQRS, which codes for MTVCGRFAPTPSGRIHLGNILCAMLSWLSVRSKNGRYLLRIEDLDAMRCPRSLADLIEDDLKWFGIDWDDGGSAGGDPWYQSCRTAIYDRYFDVLKDKGLLYPCFCSRAELHTAQAPHRSDGTYIYAGTCRNLTPEQIAEKSKRRPPAWRVRVPEREMSFTDGCQGVYTENLAHDCGDFIIRRSDGVYGYQLAVVVDDGLMGVTEVVRGSDLLNSTPRQMYLYEQLGFAIPQFYHMPLLTAPDGRRLSKRDGDLDLGVLREKFGRPELIVGMLAKAAGLRPTAQPVQLSDLVADFSWDKIPKQDIALPEEILQ
- a CDS encoding cytidylate kinase-like family protein gives rise to the protein MTTATIYTIEREFGSAGHIVGERLAKMLGIPFYDSQIVDMAAKNAGVSRKIFEGFDEKPTNSFLYSLVMGSYTAAGSITQSSDLNMSDKLFVEEAKIIREAAEKGPCVVVGRCGSYILRERPDVVRVFCTADMEYRKHHAIHDLGMPEKRIEDAISKRDKKRASYYNYYTGKRWSDASSYDLCVSTSTAGIDGAVDTILAFGEMLEQQRAQRSK